From the genome of Castor canadensis chromosome 18, mCasCan1.hap1v2, whole genome shotgun sequence:
TTTAGAGCTGTCATGTAGCATGTCCCCTGAGGCTCAGGGATAGTTTTCTAGTAGACATTTTGGTACATTAACCATAGTCCTCATTGGTGACTAGATTCCAGTTACTTTAAACAAGTGGTAGGCttactaaataattttaattggatATAAGCCATCAAGTTTGATTAAAAACAGAATCTGCCACTTTGAGTCTTAGCTGTATTATACAAGTGTTAGAGAAATACTCAgatttggattttgcttgttctgaAGGCCAGGAGTATTTTTTAACTGAGGTATTGATTGAATTTGAGTCCGGGCTATGAATTAAGTGCAGAATTGTGTTAAATCTTAACTAGAAATTGTTTTATATCCTTAGCTCCAGTTGCATCTCCATCTTGGCTTTACTGTTAGCCTACAGACCCCAAAATCTCAGTCCTTAGGTTGCTAGTAAAATTCCCCAGGTCCCCGTAGAGGCAGCCTGCCTACTGCCAGCGTTTCGATGCTCTTTCCATTCTGCCCCTTGCTGCATTGGCATTCCCTTTGGCGGTGGGCGTCGGCACTTATTGGGATCAGAAGCACCTGGCACTGCCTCTGACGCTGCCAGTCCTGGTGCCTCCAAGACAGTAGCATGCAGTAGTTCATTCAGATGGGGTTGTATTTAATCCCTGCCAATCCCTACGAAAATGTTTGATGATGTCAAAAGCAAGATAAAGACTGTCTTAATATGAGAGGAGCTGTTTTTATTTGTCCACCATTAATCTTACAGTGGATGTTTATTACCTGGCCTTGTCTGTTCTGAGTCTGAAGTTTAGCTTGTCTTGTGGCCTAAAGGAACTGCAGCCTTGCCCTGCTGGCAATGATTATGCACCGTGGCCTTTAGGGAGTGGCCTGTCGGCCTGGGGTCAAGCAGGACCTCACTTCCTGGGCATTAATTTCAGAAAGTCAGCCAGTAAAGCTTTCAgatctccctttctctctctttctccctctctccctagctttctctccattcctccctcctttcctttcttggcATATACAGGTTTCTGCCATAGAAGCCTAAAGATCTTGTGTTGGGGTTTTGTTAATCTAATTGTGAGAAGTGTTATGTTATAAACTTTTATCAGAAGCAAGCGGCTTGGTAGTGTGTGATTGTAGAGGATGGGACAATGGCCATGTAGGTGTGTGGCAGCTCaggtggcatttttgtttgttcacttaCTTTTAATGGCCTGTGTCTCCCAGATTAAGAACTTTTAAGTTTTCCTAAATAGTCACTGCTCTATTTTTGGCAGTGGATCTATTTTTACTCACCACTCACAGTCTTGCCTGTGAGTAGTGGGAGGAGGCCCCGGGGGGATTTTCGAGTAAGCCAGTGGTGTCACAGGAAGATAAATGAATTAGCAGCAGGCTGGGTTATTTGTAACTTTCAGTAATTCTGAAATGCTCCCAGAGCAGAGAAAATGAGTGTAGGGTGTCTGGGGTTGAGAGCTGGTATAGCCCAAGGCTGTGTGGTAAAGACATCAATAAAATGACTAACAGTTGAGTCCAGTTCTTAAAAGAAATGTGGAGGAGGGCCTTTAGAAATGGGATGGTCGGTCAGTTGAAGGTTTTCAGAAAGTGTGTTAGTTGGTAGGATTAAATGGGATGGGCAGGAGAGCCAGAAGGCAGAAGGGCTATGAGGAGAGGTGGGGCAGACCCCTTGAGGCGGTCTGTGGCCATGCCAAGCGCAGCTTATGTGCAGTGGGAGTGAGTACTGTAACCCTGGAGTTGGAGTGGAAGGAAGGTTAGGAATTTGGGCCTCGATCTCTTCCATATCAAATTCCGTGTCTTGGCTGGGCCTTCTCAGTTAGGAACAGTTTGGAAGCCTATGGCTGTAGGTCCTGCAGGTGGCCATCCGGCAGTGCGTTGCTCCCATAGACTTCTGTTAGTTCTCCTGGCTCCTGTATTTTGGAATTGAAGTGTTGGCAGCTAGTGCTGACTAATGTTGGTGGAGTTTACTTGCAAGCAGTGTCACCAGTCAGGACTAGCTGCAGGTCTTTTTTAACGGGCCATGTGATTTTTTGGGTCTATATAATCTGGGGAAAAGTCAATTTTCTTTAGTTACCTGATGAAGTAGTAAACTCACTCTGTAAGTTTCCTTCTGTTAAGTGAGTTACGACCCAGGAGtattaaaaatactgtatttaagCGTCCCCGGTTATTTTCTAGTTGGTCTCTGGCTGGGGTTCTCAGAATAATGTTTGTTTGCTTCATTGTGTTAGTCACCCTCAGCTGATGTCCATAGTGATTCACGCAGACTGGCAGGCAACCAGATGACCGTTACGCAAACATTAGCAGTCCTAGTAAATGATTTTTCTTGTGAAGGTGTCATCGAAAGCATTGCCCGGTAGCCTTTTTTGGCAGTTTATTCCAGATGGAGGAGCGTGCTCACATGAATGCCTCAGACTGAGAGATACCTGTGCCTCACCACCCTTTCATTGCTGCTCAGGAGAAATACTGGAGCTAAGAGAGGCCTTGGGGCTTagtttggcttattttacttaaaacattttgttgtttttgagacagggactcagtgtagccctaggctggccttgaacttgctatcctcctgcctcatcttccagagtggctgggattgcaggtgcgggccactgtgcctggcttctttcttttatttttgacgTCCCAAAAGGTTGTGATTTGTTTGCAGTCACATGGCTAGGTCAGATTAAACTCCAGATGTCTTAGGTTTTAATGATTACTTTGCTCTTCTACAAGCTGTATGATACATAAATGTACTTTAGATGTGCTCTCACTTTTGATGATGTACTCTGGGATGATACCTTGGCGTGTCTTTGTGGCAGTCTAACAAAAGCAGCTTTATTAGTCACAGGACGGAGTATCCTGTGACTTCTTATGCATTTTAATGTCAAGTGGTCTTAGTTGGATTTAATTATTGCGATCTGAGTAGCTCTTCAAATTCTGTTCTTGCCTTGTGTTTTATTGAATATTGCCCTAGAACAGTGAGTCATTCTGCAGGATTCAAACATTTTGACGTTTGTCAGAGTAAGATGGGATTTTGATGTAGAAGAGTTGCTTCCTTAAAAGACTAAATTATTAAACAGCTATTTACAGAGTCTCTTTGTCTTGCCAATGGGCAAATGTGAGTAAATGCTTCCTGCAGGAGAAAGCTTGggagtgggggtggaggtgggagtcaCAACTGGATTCAAAGGGAACTTGGACCTTGGATTAGTAGAAGATTGCCCTGGATTGGGGCAGATCTCAGTGACTACTAGTGTGTATGAAGAGGAGTGAGGCACTGGCGTGGAGGTCGGagaccactgaagagagaagtgGGGTTTGGTGGATTTGAGTAGGCACAAGAGGATAGACATAAACCTGTGTTGAGGGTGTACAGCAAGAGTAGGGTTCTGGGCAAAGGGAAATGGTTGGAAGAGGGAGCTggtgtattttattttgtctggGGTTTAGGGGGAGAGGGGACTCAGACAACTGCTCTTTCACTTTGTAAGAACTGGCCCAAGTTTTCTAATTTTTACATACAATGATTACATTTGTTGCTAGTGATCTTGACTCACTAATTCCCCAAATAAGCCGTCATTGTTTACAGTTTCTGACTTTCTTCTCAGTCTTCTCAGTCCATCTTAAGCATGTCTATTTGAATTTGCTCTTGGGGACTCTCCATTGAACTTAACTTTTCCCATCCATTGGTGGAAGTTCTGTCCTTGTTCAATTTAAGTAATACCTaagtgctttgcttttttttctttttttttaaattagagatgttggggggataagaaagagcagatggagtgaatttgatcaaagtattttaTGCATGTAggcaaataccacaatgaaacccttttataCAATAATTAtatgttaagaaaaagaaaaaaactttaaaaattaaaattaaagacctTTACCAATGGTTGTTAAGGAACCCCTTTACTTTGTTCTGATACAAGCTCTTTGGAAGATCCTAAAATGTCCTACCTGGGTCAGTTTAGCAAGCTAGTGATTTTGCTGGGCTCTAGACCAGGGCTTTGTGTTTTCagtctgtattagtttcctaggacTGTTGAACAAAGTACCACAATTTACTGGCTTAAAGCAACAGGAAGGTTTTCTTCTGAGGCTGGAGCTCTGAAGTCAAGGTGTTAGCAAGGCTATGCTTCCTCCCAAGACCCATGGGAGAGTCCTTCTCAGCCTCTCTTAGTTTCTCTTGGCTTCCGGCAACTCCTGGTGTTCTTTGCTTTCACAGCCATCAtcattccagtctctgcctctgttgtCACATGGTATTCTGTGCTTGTATATCTGTTTGTCTCCAAATCTCACTCTCCATGTAAGGACAGTCATTGGACTTACCACTTCCACCTGAAGTAATTGTATCTGCAAAGAGCCTacttccaaatatagtcacatttgtGAGTACCAGAGGTTAGGACGTGGTTCAACCCACAGCAAAGGCTGATGCTCTATGTATAGCACCATAGAAAGCTAAGAGAAGTTACAACTGCTGAAGTTTAACTTTTCCACTTAAAGTAATTAGTGCTTCCGAACTCCAGGGCCATTTGATTCTTGTAGGTCAGAGTAAGATGGTTGCTAAGTGGCTTTGCTTCCTTTCAGCAGAGGCTGTGGGATTTACAAATGGATTGTTCATTTTGGCTTGGGGGAGGGCTGGGAGGATCTGGGGAGTGAGTACACCAGGCAAATCTTCAAGGTTTTCTTCCTCGCCATCATGCCCACTGCTTTACAGCCTTTCTGTGATTGTTCTTGTCCTCATTCCTCTACCAACATGAAAGCAACATTTTATGTAAGACTTGAATTAGGAgtttctcaagaccctatcactTGCAGTTTTAAGCTGCAAAAGTATTTATCTCACACTGCAGCCTTCCTTCAGATAGGATCCATGTCTTTACTGGTTTGGCCCAGTAAAAACTTTTTGGGAAGGATTGTTGATGATGCAGTGTCCAGATGTGGCCctcaatgtttgtttgtttggggtgtTGCAGGTGACAGAGCTGAATGAACCTCTCTCCAATGAAGATCGAAACCTCCTCTCTGTGGCCTACAAGAATGTGGTTGGTGCCAGGCGGTCTTCTTGGAGGGTCATTAGTAGCATTGAGCAGAAAACCATGGCTGACGGCAATGAAAAGAAGCTGGAGAAAGTGAAAGCCTACCGGGAGAAGATTGAGAAGGAGCTGGAGACGGTTTGCAGCGATGTCCTGGCTCTGCTTGACAAGTTCCTCATCAAGAACTGCAATGATTTCCAGTACGAGAGCAAGGTGTTCTACCTGAAGATGAAGGGCGATTACTACCGCTACTTGGCAGAGGTGGCCTCTGGGGAGAAGAAAAATGGTGTGGTGGAAGCTTCTGAGGCAGCCTACAAGGAGGCCTTTGAGATCAGCAAGGAGCACATGCAGCCCACACACCCCATCCGGCTGGGCCTGGCCCTCAACTTCTCCGTGTTCTACTACGAGATCCAGAACGCGCCCGAGCAGGCCTGCCTCTTAGCCAAACAAGCCTTCGACGACGCCATAGCTGAGCTGGACACGTTAAACGAGGATTCCTATAAGGACTCCACGCTCATCATGCAGCTGCTGCGAGACAACCTCACCCTGTGGACGAGCGACCAGCAGGACGAGGAAGCAGGAGAAGGCAACTGAAGGCCTCCCCCGCCCCggccctcccccaccctctcccctcatcACTGATTCTTCTTCGCCACCATCACTCAGTATCTAGTGCTAAACCTATCTGTCTCGCAGCACAGCTACTCAGAGCTGCTCTCCCATCCCTTGGGAAGCAGTTTCACATAAGCCTTGGGCATTGCTGGACTGACAGTGGCTTCGAGCCCACAGGAGCTCCCTTTTGGAATCGTGCAGAGAAGTGTATTCTGAATGAGGCATTTTACTATGCCTGTTGATCTGTGGAAAATCCAGGCGAAAGCAATTGAGTGTAGAAAGGAGAACTAGCCAGCACAGGCTGTGGTTGATATTTAAAACAAGCTGATAGTATTTCGTTAAGCAGTACATCTTGTGCATGCAAAAATGAATTCAACGCCCCCAACCTCTTTCTTCAGCTAATGGAAAACTGTTAAGGGAAGCTGATACAGAGACCACGCGCTCCTTTCCATCGCTTTATAATAAACTGTAACGTGAGGTTTCAGTAGCGCCTTGTTTTGCCTCTAAATTATGACGTGCACAAACCTTCTTTTCAATGCAATGCGTCGAAAGTTTTGATacgtgtaacttttttttttttagttgcagTTGTTTTAAGAATCATGAGTTTATTTTTTGTAACTCTTTGGCTATTGTCCTTGTGTATCCTGACAGCACATGTGTCAGCCCATGTCAATCAAGATGGGTGTTTATGAAATGCCagacttctaaaataaatgttttggaaTTCAAAGGGTAAATAAATGCTCCTTTGGGGATACTACCTCTTCGTGTGGCCTCGGTTTTTCCTCTCCCTCGTAGCTGTTGTGTCATCATTCGGAGTCGTTGCAGTCACTCAGACGTGGAAGCATTGGTAGTGTGGTAGCTGAACTTCCCTGCTTTCTGATTCCATTATGTATTTTGCACCCCACACATAAGGCTCACGGGTTTTAAGCAGTTTTCTGTGAACCTGGCTGACATAGTCTTTCTGACCCACATTAGGAAAGTTGTaagttctttaaaatgaaaaatgtgaatttgagtttttttttttttttttttgaagctcaGCCCCTTAAATTCTCTCCCTGGGCTTCATCCCAAGGTGTCACTTGAGGCTCAAGCACCACCATGTGTTTGCACCTGCATCTGGAGCCACGTGGTTTCCAGCCTCATAATTTTTATTACCTCCAGTTTGGTACCTAAGGTCAAACATGGCCAAGTGGATTGGCTCAGGTTCACAGAAGTCAGACATTTTACTCTTGGCTAAAGCCTGACACTAGACTGATGGAAATGCCATGACCCAGTCTCTTGTCCTTGAATTTACACTGTTGTGGAGCACAGGACACTTAAGCATGGAAGTTTGACCTTTCTCACTTAGAGGTAGAGGTATGGTCCCCTCCCCAGGTGTTAATAAGAACCCATTTGAAATGGCCGATTTTAAACTGAAACTTGAGTTTCACTTCAGTTGGGAGGTAGGTGTTTAAAGCCACAAGGTTTATGTAGCTAAGACACTTgggtttttaaaaactacatatttttataaaataggttTTGTTGTGACAGTTGCATACAACCTAAGATGAACACGGAGACACGGAATTGCTCTTCAGGGCCAAgtgtggtacaggcctgtaatccagaatttggaagactgaggcaggaggatccctagttcaaggccagcctgagcaattaaaaaaagatttgctCTTACGTTTGAAGTGTCCTTCCTAGTTGCCAAAGAACTTTTTTTCTAAAGGCAGGATCTcagtatgtagtccaggttggctttgaactcatgatcctcctgcctcagcctcttgggtgctaggattacaggtatgcaccaccatgtcctgcctttgcattttccttttgcaTTCATCTTCTGAAAGGATTTGTCCCCACGTGTTAGATAAGGAAGCTGAGGAACAAGGTTGATAACTTCTAGAATTCACATAGTTGATAAGACACAGAGGACAGCCTCCATCTAAGACTTGTAAGTCAGAGATGGAGCTATCCTCTAGTGGGTTTGAGCACAGAAATGCCACCAAGGCTCTGGGCAGTGTTGGTAAGCCACACCACTTTTGAGGCACAGGTTCCTTATTTTTTCAAGAATgggattttattatatattaacaCTGTGTATGAGGCACCTTCATAGGGAGTAGGGTGTGGGAAAGCAGGGATACACAAAGTTAGCCCCACCAGTAATAAATGGGGTTTGGGATGTTGTGTAAACCTGGGAGACTTCTCTACTGCCAGATGaagttttccttctatttctatacTTAAAACATCTTGAAGTTTGTCCTGTCAAGATAAATTTATGAAAGTTAAAGGGTCATCTCAGTGTTACAGAAGGGGAAACCTTCTGTCCAAGGAAATGAAACAGCTCTTTAAAGTCACAGTAGAAATAGAGACAGCCTACGATAGCATTCAAACCTCCCATCCTTGCTCATTGTTCTTTTCATTGTGCCATGTTCTTTGGGCTGagactaggaaaaaaaagaaaaagaaaaatgagtcatGTCCTATTCTGGGGACACTTCCAGCGCCTTCCCCCTCAGTGTACCCCactgctggggaccaaacccagggctctTGCACATGCCCTCgtatgtgctctgccactgagctacgtGCCCAGCCTGCTTTCAGTACTTCtgatattttcatttagaaattaaAGTAGCTGCTCATGAcactacatgcctgtaatccgagcactcagaaggctgagttggtaggatcccaagtttgaggacagcctgggctacacagcaagaccctgtttcaaaaggtAAATaattgtgcttggaaagggatGTTTAAGTCGGTGCTATTCAGATTTCTAATAGCTCCTTAAATAAAGATTAATTTCGTTGAGTTGGGGGAAGGAGGTAGGAGTCTAGATGATGGAGTTACTGTTACGTAAATACTTGGTTATCTTAAATCACTTGGATCAGAGAACTTGGGGTTCTTCTTGGCTCTAAGATAAAGTAGGCTGCATTTGAACTGTCAGGCCTTCGCATGTTCTCCCACACACCCTTGGAGGCTGCTGTAGGCCATACAGAAACTGAGAAGGGTCCTC
Proteins encoded in this window:
- the Ywhah gene encoding 14-3-3 protein eta; the encoded protein is MGDREQLLQRARLAEQAERYDDMASAMKAVTELNEPLSNEDRNLLSVAYKNVVGARRSSWRVISSIEQKTMADGNEKKLEKVKAYREKIEKELETVCSDVLALLDKFLIKNCNDFQYESKVFYLKMKGDYYRYLAEVASGEKKNGVVEASEAAYKEAFEISKEHMQPTHPIRLGLALNFSVFYYEIQNAPEQACLLAKQAFDDAIAELDTLNEDSYKDSTLIMQLLRDNLTLWTSDQQDEEAGEGN